TGGCGTAGGACTGGGCGAAGACGACGTCGTCGATGCGGGCGGGATCGATGCCGCTGCGCTCGACCACCGCGCGCACGGCGGTCGCGGCCAGTTCCTCGACCGGAACCGGACGCAGGCTGCCGCCGAAGGTGCCGACGGGGGTGCGAAGGGGGGTGACGATTGCAGCTCTGCGCATGGAAGTCTCCTGGGAATCTGGTATCGGGTGAACCATCAAGTTAGTCGTTCTACGCCTGCCCGGAAAGGGCGGCAGGGGCGGAAATTGCGACGAAGGCCGCGCCGCACTGGCGCAGCAGCGCGTGGGCCTGGCGTTCCAGGTCCGCGCGGTGTTCGGGGGCGGCGAGGTCCAGCATGCGGCGCACGCGCTGCGACAGGGTCTGGCCGCGCAGGTCGGCCACGCCATGCTCGGTGACGATCAGACCGGCATCGGCGCGCGGCGTGCTGACCGGGCCGGACAATTGCGCGACGATGCGGCTCGCACCCTTGGCGGTGGCTGGCAGCGCCACGATCGGCAGGCCGCCGCGGCTGCGCGCGGCGCCGCGCAGGAAGTCGACCGCGCCGCCGACGGCGCCGACATAGACGCCGGCGGCCACCTCGGCATTGACCTGGCCGGTCAGGTCGACCTCGATGGCGGAATTGATGGCGGTCAGCCGGTCGATGCTGGCGAGCACTTCGGGGTGGTGGGTATAGGCGGTCTCGCGCAACTGCAGCTGCGGATTGCGATGGGCCCAGCACCGCAGCCGCTCGCTGCCCATCAGGATGCCGCCGATGCCGATGCCGGTATCGATGCGCTTGCGTGCGTTGGTCAGCACACCGGCCTCGGCCAGCGCGGCAATGCCGTCACCGACCGCACCGCTGTGCAGGCCCAGGTCGCGGCGGTCATGCAGCGCGGCCACTACGGCCTCGGGCAGGTTGCCGATGCCCATCTGCAGGGTCGCGCCGTCTTCGACCCAGCCGGCGATATGGCGGGCGATGGCCTGTTCGGCCGCTCCCGGAGCGCTGCGCTCCAGGCTGATGGGCGGGTGCAGCGCCTCGACCTGCAGATCGATCTCGTCCGCAGTGAGATAACGGCTGCCGTGGGTCCACGGCACCTCGGGGTTCACTTCGGCAATGATCACGCGGGCCCGGTCGAGCGCGGCGGGCAGGTATTCGTGCACCAGCCCAAGGCTGTAGCGCCCGTGTTCGTCGGCCGGCGAGACCTGCACCAGCACCACGTCCGCACGCAGCGTGCCCTGCCGGATCAGCCCCGGCAGGTGCGAATAATGGCTCGGCACGATGTCCAGCACGCCGGCACTGGCCAGCCGGCGGTGCGGCCCGCTGGCGGCGTAGCCGAAGAAATCGATGACGTCGGCCTGTTCCGGCTGCAGCGTGTCCGACTGGCCGATGCCGACGAAGACGCTGAAGCGCCCGCCGCGCGCGATGGCATGGCGGTGTGCCACCAGCGCGCGCGTCAGCGTCAGCGGCTCGGCGGTGGCCTGTCCCCACCAGAGGTGGTCGCCGGGGCGGATCAGGGTTTGCAGTCGGGAGGCCAGGTCGTGCATGTCCACGGGGAAACGTTGCGTAGCCCAGAGCATGTCGCCAAAGCCGCGTTTGCGCTATTCGACAATGCCAATGGCCGGCTTTGGCGATTGCGAAAAGGGCGCGGGCGCAGCGCCTGCCCGGGCTTAAGCCGCGTGGAAGGCGCGCTTTCGGAAAGGCTGATTGTCGCGCCGGCCGAACGCCGCGACCATTGCGGCTATCGCGCGGCGTCGGGCCATCCGCCGCGGCCGCCACATTCTGATCGCCAGAGACCGATCCCGGAAACCGATCCCACAAGCCGATCGCCACAGACACAGACCGACCGCAAGGCAGCGCCATGATCGAACAGACCCTATCGAACAATTTCCACGAAATCCGCGATGCCATCCGTGCGCTGTGCGCGGAGTTCCCCGACGAGTACTTCCGCAAGGTCGATGAACAGCGCGCCTATCCCGAGGCCTTCGTCAATGCGCTGACCGCCGCGGGCTGGCTCGCGGCGCTGATTCCGCAGGAATACGGCGGCTCCGGCCTGGGCCTGACCGAAGCCTCGGTCATCATGGAGGAGATCAATCGTTGCGGCGGCAATTCCGGCGCCTGCCACGGCCAGATGTACAACATGGGCACGCTGCTGCGGCACGGTTCCAAGGCGCAGAAGGAAAAGTACCTGCCCAAGATCGCCTCGGGCGAATGGCGCCTGCAGTCGATGGGCGTGACCGAGCCCACCACCGGCACCGATACCACCAAGATCAAGACTTCGGCGGTGAAGAAGGACGGCCGCTACGTCGTCAACGGCCAGAAGGTGTGGATCAGCCGCGTGCAGCACAGCGACTTCATGATCCTGCTGGCGCGCACCACGCCGCTGGCCGAGGTGAAGAAGAAGAGCGAGGGCATGTCGATCTTCATGGTCGACCTGCACCAGGCGCAGAAGCAGGGCCTGACCGTGCGCCCCATCCCCAACATGGTCAACCACGAGACCAACGAGCTGTTCTTCGAGGACCTGGAAATCCCCGAGGAGAACCTGATCGGCGAAGAGGGCAAGGGCTTCAAGTACATCCTCGACGGCCTCAATGCCGAGCGCACGCTGATCGCCGCCGAGTGCATCGGCGACGGCTACTGGTTCATGGACCGGGTCACGAAGTACGTGAAGGAGCGCGAAGTCTTCGGCCGCCCCATCGGCCAGAACCAGGGCGTGCAGTTCCCCATCGCCGAGTCCTTCATCGAGCTCGAGGCGGCCAACCTGATGCGCTGGAAGGCCTGCGAGCTGTTCGACAAGCACGAGTCCATGGGCGCGCAGGCCAACATGGCCAAGTACCTGGCGGCCAAGGCCAGCTGGGAGGCCGGCAACGCCTGCCTGCAGTTCCACGGCGGCTTCGGCTTTGCCTGCGAATACGATGTCGAGCGCAAGTTCCGCGAGACGCGCCTGTACCAGGTGGCGCCGATCTCGACCAACCTGATCTACTCGTTCGTCGCGGAACACGTGCTGGGCCTGCCGCGTTCGTTCTGAGCGGGACGCCTGGCATCCCTGACGCTAGGCACCCTGTTCCGCAGCCTGCAGCCCGGTGAGCAGCTTGTCCAGCGTCACCGGGAACTCGCGCACCCGCACCCCGGTGGCGTTGTACACCGCATTGGCCACCGCTGCGCCCGCGCCGCACACGCCCAGCTCCCCCAGCCCCTTGACGCCCAGCGGGTTGGCATTGAAGTCAGGTTCCTCCAGGAACAGCACGTCCATCTGCGCCACATCGGCGTTGACCGGCACGTGATATTCGGCAAGATCGTGGTTGATGAAATTGCCGTAGCGCCGATCCAGCAGGGTCTGCTCCATCAGCGCCGCGCCGATGCCCCACGTCATGCCGCCCAGGATCTGCGAGCGCGCCGTCTTGGGATTCAGGATGCGGCCGGCCCCGATGACGGCGAGCATGCGCCGCATGCGCACTTCACCGGTATCGGCATCGACGGCCACTTCGGCGAAATGCGCGCCATAGGCATGCTGCGAGTACGCCTTGTACGCCTCGTCCATGCCTGCCACCCGGCCTTCGGCGTGCAGCCCGCCGGGCGCGGCACGCGGCAGCAGGTCGTCCAGGCGCTGCATGCGCCCGTTCACGGTGATGGCTCCATTGGCGAAGCGCGCCTCCGTGGCGGCGCCATCGGCCGGCGCCACACCGTCCCGTCCGCGCGCGGCCGATACAATCTGGCGCTTGAGCTGCGCGCAGGCATCGGCGACCGCGGAACCGGAGCTTGCCGCGCCCCAGGACCCGCCAGACCCCGCCGTGCGGGGAAAGCGGCTGTCCCCCAGTTCGACGCGCACCCAGTCCAGCGGCACGCCCAGGCTTTCGGCCGCGATCTGCGCCAGGATGGTGTAGGTGCCGGTGCCGATGTCGGTCATGTCCAGGCGCACGGTGACGCGTCCGCGAATGTCCATGGCCACCAGTGCCGACGCGGCGCCAAGGTAGTTCGGCCGTATCGCCGCGGCCATGCCCATGCCCACCAGCCAGCGCCCCTCGCGCACGCTGCGCGGCGCCGCCCGCCGGCGCTGCCAGCCGAAGCGCGCGGCGCCCGTGCGCATGCAGTCCACCAGGTTGCGGGTCGAATAGGGCAGGCCGGTCTCGGGCTCGCGGCGGGGCTCGTTGCGCACGCGCAGTTCGATGGGGTCGAGCCGCAGGCGTTCGGCCAGTTCGTCCATGGCGCACTCGAACGCCAGCATGCCTGGCGCCTCGCCCGGCGAGCGCATCCATTCGCCGCGATTCAGGTCCACCGGCACCAGCCGGTGGCGCGTCGAGCGGTGCGGCGCGGCGTACAACGCGCGGGCAAACACCGCGGTCTGCTCGCAGTATTCCTCGAAGCGGCAGGTGGCCGACCAGACGTCATAAGCCAGTGCCGAGAGCCGGCCGTCGCGGTCTGCGCCCAGCCGTATGCGGTGCGACATGGCCGCGCGGTGACCGGCATTGGCGTACATTTGCTGGCGCGTCAGGGCGATCTTCACGGGCCGCCGCAATTCGCGCGCGGCCAGCGCGGCCAGCACGGCGTCGGCATGGATGATCAGCTTGGCACCGAAGCCGCCGCCGGTGAACGGGCTGACGATGCGCACGCGTTCCGGCGGGATACGCAGCGTGGCAGCCAGGCCCGCCTGGAAATTGCCGAGGGTCTGCGTCGCGGTATAGACCGTCAGTCCCGCATCTGACCATACCGCCATGGTGGCGTGCGGCTCCATCGGGTTGTGGCTCTGGTACGGCGTGGCGTATGTCACGTCGAGCGCAACCCCGGCCTGGGAAAACGCGCTGTCGAAGTCTCCGGTCGCGCTGTCGGGCGCGAAACCCGCGTTGGTGCGCGGCGGCTTGTAGGCTTCGGCCAGCCTGGGCGCCAGCTCGAATTCACCGTTCGCGGCCTGGTAGCGCACCTGCACCAGCGCGGCCGCCGCGCGCGCCGCTTCGAAGGTCTCGGCCACGACCAGCGCCACCGGCTCGTCGTAATAGCGCACCTGGTCCGAGGCCAGGCAGGGCCGGGCGCGCGTGAACACGTCGCGCGGCGTGGGCGGCACCGATGGCCCGAACGGCGGCTGCGCCGGCGCGTTGAGATGCGTCATCACATGCAGCACCCCCGGCGCCCGGCGCGCCTGCCGGGTATCGATCGAAAGAATGCGGCCGCGCGCGATCGATGCGCCGACGATGTAGCCGTAGGCCGGCGGCGCGCCGCCGGACACCCGCTGCTCATAGGCATAGGTGGCACGGCCCGTCACCTTCAGCCTGCCATCGACCCGGTCGACAGGCAGACCTACCGGAGCGCCCGGCCCCCTGCCTGCATTGCCTTGCGTATTCGTTGTCATCTTCGCTATCCGTCTCTGTTGCCGGCGTGGCAGCCCGCTGGCTGCCTGCGCATCGGATTACCTGCCTGCGTCATGCCCGCCTGGGCGCCACCATCGGTGCGGCCATCGCGGCGGCGGTCAAGGTCTGCCGCAAGGTCTGCGCCGCCAGCGGAATCTTGAAATCGTTGCCGCCATGGCCGCGCGCGCCCGCCAGTGCCGCATCCGCGGCCGCGCGCCAGCTTGGCGCTGCCGCGGGTTTGCCGGCCAGCACGTGCTCGGCGGCGTCCGCGCGCCAGGGGCGCGGCGCCACGCCGCCCAGCGCGATACGCGCCGCCTGCACGCGGCCATCTCTCAGGTCCAGCACCAGCGCCACCGACACCAGCGCAAACGCATACGAAGCGCGGTCGCGCACCTTGCGGTAGAGCTGGCGGCCGGGCGGCGGTGGCGGCAGCGTGACCGCCGCGATCATCTCGCCATGCTCGAGCTGGGTTTCGATATGCGGCGTCGCGCCCGGCAGGCGGTGCAACTCGCGCAACGCAATGACGCGTCCGCCGCCGCGCGGCAAAACGGTGTGCACCTGCGCATCCAGTGCCACCATTGCCACCGCCATGTCCGACGGGTGCACGGCGATGCAGGCCTCGCTGGCGCCGAGGATGGCATTCATGCGGTTGTGGCCCTGCATCGCCGCGCAACCGCTGCCGGGCGTGCGCTTGTTGCAGGGCATGTGCGGGTCGTAGAAATAGGCGCAGCGCGTACGCTGCAGCAGGTTGCCCGCGGTCGAGGCCTTGTTGCGGATCTGCCCGGACGCGCCGGCGAGCAGAGCTTGGGACAGCAGCGGATAGCGTGCCCGCACACGCGGATCGGCTGCCAGGTCGCTGTTGCGCACCTGTGCGCCGATGCGCAGGCCGCCTTCCGGCGTCTCGTCGATGCCGGCCAGCGGCAGGCGGCTGAGGTCGACCAGATGGCGCGGCTGCTCGATATGCAGCTTCATCAGGTCGAGCAGGTTGGTGCCGCCGCCGACAAAGCGCGCGCCGGGCCGGGACGCCACGGCCTGCACCGCTTGCGCCGGATCTTCCGCGCGTTCATAGGTGAAGGGGGTCATGAACGGCCTCCCTGCGCGGCATCGCGGATCGCGGCGACGATATTCGGATAGGCTGCGCAACGGCACAGGTTGCCGCTCATGCGCTCGCGTATCTCGGCCTCGTCGAGCGCAAACTCGCGCGCAGCCACATCCCCGCTCGCATGGCTGGGCCAGCCGGCGCGAACCTCGGCCAGCATGCCCACGGCCGAGCAGATTTGCCCGGGCGTACAGTAGCCGCACTGGAACGCATCGCGCGCGATGAAGGCGGATTGCACCGGATGCAGTGCATTGCCGTCGGCCAGGCCTTCGATGGTGGTGATCTCGTCGCCTTCATGCATGACCGCCAGCGTCAGGCACGCATTGATACGGCGGCCGTTCACCAGCACCGTGCAGGCGCCGCACTGGCCGTGGTCACAGCCTTTCTTGGTGCCGGTCATGGCCAGCTGGTTGCGCAGTGCGTCCAGCAGGGTGGTGCGCACGTCCAGCTCGACCCTGTGTTCCGTGCCGTTGATGCGCAGCGCCAGCGGCCGGACCGGCACGGCGGAGCCGTGCGTGCCTTGGGCCGGCGCGCCCGACGCCCCATGCGCGGGCGCGGCGCCGACTGCGAAGAACACGCCGCTTGCCGCACCGGCCCGCAGCACAGCGCGGCGCCCCGGGTTTTGCGGATGGTCTGCCTGATCCATGGTCTGCTCCTGATAAGTGGCGATGGTCGAAGACCAGGCCTCCGTCAAATAACGAACCCGTGCTGAGCCCGCGCGTGTTCAGCCGTTGGCGTCGGCGGGCCGGGGCTGGCTGTGCGCGCCGTCGGTGAACGCGTCGCGCGGACCCTGCACGCGCGCGCCATCGCTATACACATCGAAACGGCCCTTGGCGGTTGCCGTGTTCGCGGCGCTGTCGGTGTACGGGTCAACCGGCCGCGGCGCCGCCCTGGCCGACAACGAGAGGCTGGCGCAGGCCATCATCAGCATGGTCGGGATCAGGGCATGCAGCAGCGCGCGCCGGGCCGTGCCGCCGCGCAGCCACAGCAGGCGCGTCCGGCGCGCACGCGTGCCGCGCACGGTATGGCGGCCTCTGAGGTCGGTTCTCTGGTTCGGGATCATGGAAGGACTCCTGTTTGCGAGGGAAGGTCAGCCCGGCCAGGCACCTACAGTCTATGGAGCGCTGCCGACGCCACCCTGACGCGTTGCTGACAATTGCGACAGGCACCCATGCGCCGCGGGCCCGCACTAGCCTGGTGCAGCCAGGTCCCAACTGACAGGATTGACAGGTTCGATTCGCAGACTTCCCCTATATTGCTTAGATTCAGAGGACTGGACCCATGAAACTCCTGCTGGTCGAAGACGAAATCAAGACAGTCGATTACCTGCGCCGCGGCCTGTCCGAGAACGGCTATGTGGTCGACACGGCGACCAACGGCGTGGACGGCCTGCACCTGGCCCGTGCCTGTTCCGAGCCCTACGACGCCATCGTGCTGGATGTCATGCTGCCGATGATGGATGGTGTCTCGCTGCTGAAGTCGCTGCGCCGCGAGCAACTGACGCCGGTGCTGATGCTGACTGCGCGCGATGACCTGGACGACCGCCTCAATGCCTTTGACGCCGGCGCCGACGACTACCTGTCCAAGCCTTTTTCCTTCCTGGAATTGCTCGCACGGCTCAACGTGCTGACGCGGCGCGGCCGCCAGACCGAGCCGGCGCAGCTGACCGTGGGCGACCTGCGCATCGACCTGCTGTCGCGCCGTGCCACGCGCGGCACGCGCCGTCTCGACCTGAGCGCGCGCGAATTCACGCTGCTGTCGGTGCTGGCGCGGCGGCAAGGGCAGATCGTCTCCAAGACCGCGATCACCGAACTGGTCTGGGACATCAGCTTCGATTGCAACACCAACGTGGTAGAGGTGGCCGTCAAGCGCTTGCGCGCCAAGCTTGACTGGCCCGGCGAGCCCAAGCTGCTGCATACCATCCGCGGCATGGGCTACGTAATGGAATTGCGCGACGGCCTGCTGGCATGACCCGCAAACGTTCGATCGCGGTGCGGCTGGCGGCGATGTTCGGCCTGGCCGCGGCGCTGGTCTTCACCGTGACCGGCCTGGTGCTCTACCACGTGCAGTGCCTGGAGCTGGAAAAGCGCCAGCTTGGCGAAATCCGTGCCCGCTTCGACCTGGCCGGCTCCAAGGCCGCGGGCATGGGCACCGAACAGCAGTGGGAGCGCTTTGGCGCGATGCTGCGCACGCTGACGCCGGCCGACCATAGCGTGCGCTATGTCGTGGAAAGCGCCGATCCGCGCTTCCGCTACGGCGAACCGTTCCCGCGCGGCGCCGAGGCCACGCCGCGCGCGCCGGATGTGTGGGAGGTGGAATTCGACGACAACCGCTTCCTGGTGCTCAAACGCCGCATCCCCGCGCTGGAAGAGCGCCCCGAGGTGGTGCTGGCGGTGGCGGTGGACCAGGCGGCGTTTTTCGAAACCAGCCGCACGCTGGGGATCTCGCTGGTGGTGTCGTCGGTGCTCGGCGTGATCGCCGTGAGCCTGCTCGGCTGGCGCATCGCCAAGGCCGGCCTGGCGCCGATCGAACGGCTGTCGCACCACGCCAGCGCGCTCGATCCCAAGCAGCTCGAGCGCCTGCCCGATGCCGACCTGCCCGGCGAACTGTGTGGGCTGGTGCAGGCCTTCAACGGTGCGCTCGACAAGCTCGAGCACGCCTACCAGCAACTGTCCGCCTTCAATGCGGACGTGGCGCATGAACTGCGCACACCGCTCGGCAATGTCATCGGCCAGACCCAGGTGGCGCTGTCACGTCCGCGTAGCGTCGCGGAGCTGGAAGAGATCCTGCAGTCCAATCTGGAAGACCTGGAGCGCCTGAGCCACATCGTCATCGACATGCTGTTCCTGGCGCAGTCCGACCGCGGCGCGCTGGCGCGCGACCTGGTGGAAGTGTCCGTGGCGCAAGAGGTGCGGCGCAGCGCGGACTTCCTCGACCTGCTGTTCGAGGAAGCCGGCTCCACGCTGCTCGTCAGCGGCGACGCGAGGGTACGCGTCAATGTGTCGCTGCTGCAGCGCGCGCTGACCAATCTGATGAGCAACGCGCTCCAGCATGGCCGGCCCGGACGGCCGGTGGCAGTTGCTATCGAACGGGCCGAGGGGACGCTGACCATCTCGATACGCAACGAGTCCGACCGCCTTTCCACCATCCAGCCTGGCCGTCTGTTCGATCGCTTTTATCGCGCCGATGCCGCGCGCAGCGACAGCCGGCTGAACCACGGGCTGGGCCTGGCCATCGTCAAGGCCATTGCCACCATGCACGGCGGCAGCGTGTTCGCGCAGGTGCGGCAGGAAACGATCTGGATTGGCATGACGCTGCCGGTCAGCGATCTCGCGCCGGAGGTCCCCGCGCCGGCGCGGCCGCTGCCGCGGCCGGCTGTGGCTTGATTGCGGCGGTTCGGGAAGCATCGTTAGTCCACGCTACCCGATTCGGGGGCCTTTGTGCCTTTTCGTGCGCTCAACGCCTATGGGTGCCGTCCTCAACCTCTACCAGCTCTGCGATCCAGGGAATTGTGACGTCCCCGCATACGTACTTTCACCTAATGCTGCAATGCGACAATTCCTCTGCTACAATCAGGGAAAACCCCATAAGGGTAATCCCGAAAGGAAGGACGCCATGAACACCCAATCCGATATCAAGCTGACCGATCAACTGGAACGCCAACTCATCGAGCGCGAGCTCGGTACCCAAAGCCTGGGCTTCGCCCACGATGTCAAGCGCGCTATCGCCGCCGTGCAGTCGGTGATCGAGCGCCTGCAAAGCCAGGCCCGCAAGGCCAAGGTGGTCTACGCCAACGGCTGATCGCTGGCACCAGCAGTACGGTAGTTGCGGCCCTTGCGGGCTGCGTTGAAGAACCGGCCATACGTGCGCCCGCCCGGGTGAACGCGGCCGGTTTTGTTTTGTCCGCGGCGCTTTGAGTGCTTTGTGAGCAACTTTCACAAAGCTTGCCAGCGCTTTTCGTTTTGCCACGGCGGCGGACACGGCTATCTTGGATGCCTTTGCCGAACCCCGTCCGCCCCATGTCTGCGCTTGTCCTGCTGTGCCTGCTGATCACCTATGTGGTCTGGGGCACGACCTACCTGGCGATCCGCTTTACGCTGGAGAGCTTTCCGCCGCTGTTCATGATGGGCACGCGCTTCCTGTGCGCGGGCCTGTTGCTGGCCGCGTGGCTGGCATGGCGTGGCACGCCGATGCCGTCGGCGCGGCAGTTGCGCCATTGCGCGGTGCCGGCGTTGTTTCTGCTGGTGGGCGGCATGGGCCTCACTGCCATTGCCGAGCAGACGATTTCGTCGGGCGCGACCACGGTGATGATCGGGTCGATGCCGATCTTCGCGCTGATCTGGGGCGCCTGTTTCGGCAACCGGCCGAAGTGGTTCGAGTATGTGGCGATCGCCATCGGCAGCGCCGGCATCCTGGTGCTGACCGCGGGCGCTGAATTCCAGGTCAGCACCGGCGGCGTGGTGGCGCTGTTGCTGGCGGTGGCGAGCTGGTCCTTCGGCTCGCAGCTGGCGCGCCGGCTGGAGCTGCCGCCGGGGGCGGCGGCGTTTGCCGCGGAGATGGTGATCGGCGGCGCGGTGCTGATGGCGCTGTCGCTGCTGCGGCAGGAACCGTGGCCGTCTGCCGTCAGCGCGCAGGCCGGCTGGGCCTGGGTCTACCTGGTGGTGGCGGGGTCGCTGGTGGCGTTCTCCGCTTACATGCACCTGGTCTCGACGGTCAGCCAGACCCTGGCGGCGAGCTATGTCTATGTGAACCCGCCGGTGGCGCTGGCGATGGGCGCATGGCTGGGCGGCGAGCAGATCGCGCCGCAGACGCTGGGCGCGGTGGTGCTGATCCTGGCGGCGCTGGTGGTGCTGAGCGTGGGCACGCTGCGCTCGGCGCGGACCCAGGCGGTCTGATCACGCCGCGCCGCTGCGAGCGGCTCAGGTACCCGATTGCTCCTGGATCCAGAGCGACAGCCGCACCTTGTAGGCCTGCTGGATATGCCGGCGCGCGATCTGCTCGGCCAGCGTGGGATCGCGCTGTTCCAGCGCCTCCACCAGCGAGATGTGCTCTTCGTAGGAGCTGCGCGCGCGCCCCGGCACCGCCAGCGTGGTGCGCCCGAGCAGCGCCATGGACTCGTGCAGCGAGCGCAGCGTCTTCAGCAGGTAGCGGTTGTGGGCGCAGCGGTGCAGGGTTTCATGGAACAGCCGGTTGTTCAACGCGAGCCGGTCGGGGTCGTCGGCGATGGCGAGGTCGCGCTCGACGATATCGCGCAGCAGCGAGATCTCGACGTCGGTGGCGTGGCGCGCGGCCAGCGCGGCGGCGGTGCCTTCCAGCACTTCGCGCATCACGTACAGCTCGCTGACCATGCTGGCGTCGAGCTGCGTGACCATCATGCCGCGGTTAGGCTCGTTGACGACCAGGCCTTCGGATTCCAGCCGGGACAGCGCTTCACGCACCGGCGTGCGCGACAGTCCCAGCGATTCGGCCAGTTCCACCTCGCGCAGCCGGGTGCCGGGGGAAAGCTGGCCGGCCTGGATGGCGGCGCGCAGCTGCTGGTAGGCGCGCTCCGAGCGCGGGAGCGATGCAGCCTGGCCGCTCTCGGCGGCGCCGGCGAACTCTTGAGAAATCATGTGAGGCTGGCGGATGCAGTGGAACTGTCGTAGCCAGCCATCATACCCGCTCGCGCACGGCTGACATCACGGTGTCGCAATAAGGTGTAAAGGGGCTGGCCCGGCGCCAGCCCGCGCGGCGCGGGGCCTTCAGCCCGCCGGCGACTGGAACGGGTGGTACTGGTACAGCCAGGTTTCCGACAGCGGCTTGCCATTCAGGCGCAGGAACAGGCGCAGGTCGACCGGCTGGCTACCCTCGGTGGTCAGGTCGAACTGGGCGCGCCAGTGTCCGGCCACGCCGTTGGGCACGGCTTCGGTGAAGACATAGGAAAAGGTGCCGCGCGAGGCCGTTAGCACCGCTTCGGGCTTGACGCCGAAGGGCAGTTTCTCCAGCGGCGCGCCCTTGAACTCGACCATGAACTTGCGCACGCCCTTGGGCCGCGGCTGGCCCGGCTGCCCGCCGTTGCCCAGGCGCGTCGCCACGCAGCGCGCCAGCGGCGACGGGTAGGGCTCGTCGGCCGCCCAGTGCAGCCGGTAGCGCAGGCGGTAGGTGTTGCCAGCCTTGGCCGGCGCCTTGGGCACCCACATGGCGACGATGTTGTCATGGATCTCGTCGTCGGTGCGCAGCTCTACCAGCTGCACCGAGCCGGCGCCCCAGCCATCGCGCGGCTCCACCCACAGGCTCGGGCGGCGGTCGTAGTTGACGCCGTCCTGGTAGTGGTCGAACAGGCGGTCGCGCTGCAGCAGCCCGAAGCCCTTCGGGTTGTCGTCGGAGAAGGCCGACGCGGTGGTCTGCGGCGGATTGTTGAGCGGGCGCCAGATATGCTCGCCGGCGCCGTTCCACAGCGCCAGGCCGTCGGAGTCGTGCACTTCGGGGCGCCAGTCGACCGCGGTGCCCTTGATGCTTTCCGAGAACCAGTACATCGAGGTCAGCGGCGCCAGCCCCAGCCGCGCCACATCCTTGCGCAGGAACAGCACGCATTCCACGTCCATGATCACCGCCTTGGCGCGCTGCATGACAAAGCGGTAGGCGCCGGAGATGCTTGGTCCATCCAGCAGCGCGTAGACCGTGACGGTGTCGCTGTTGCCCTCGGGGGTTTCGAACCAGAAGTGGGTGAAGGCGGGGAATTCTTCCTGCTTGCCGGCTTCGGCCACGTCGATGGCGATGCCGCGGGCGGACAGGCCGTACTGGTACAGCTCGCCGATGGCGCGGAAATATGAGGCGCCCAGGAACGCCACCCAGTCATTCTTGCGCCAGTCGCGCGTTTTCTGGTTGCCCAGGCGGCTTTCCTGGAAGCGAAAACCGGCAAAGCCGCTGCCGGGCGGCAGCTTGTGCGCGGGGCTGTCGGCGGGCATGTCGAAGTAGGCATCGTCATAGACGATTTCGCGGGCCTTGCCGGTGCCGCCGCTGGCGCGCTCGATCACATGCATGCGCACCGGGGTGCGGAAGTAGGTGCCGAGGTGGAAGAACGTGACCGGGAACTGGCCCGGGCCGTTGGCAAAGAGCGCGTCCTCGGCGCGGAAGCGGATCTTGCCGTGGGCATCGTAGTCGATG
The sequence above is a segment of the Cupriavidus sp. MP-37 genome. Coding sequences within it:
- a CDS encoding heavy metal response regulator transcription factor, whose translation is MKLLLVEDEIKTVDYLRRGLSENGYVVDTATNGVDGLHLARACSEPYDAIVLDVMLPMMDGVSLLKSLRREQLTPVLMLTARDDLDDRLNAFDAGADDYLSKPFSFLELLARLNVLTRRGRQTEPAQLTVGDLRIDLLSRRATRGTRRLDLSAREFTLLSVLARRQGQIVSKTAITELVWDISFDCNTNVVEVAVKRLRAKLDWPGEPKLLHTIRGMGYVMELRDGLLA
- a CDS encoding heavy metal sensor histidine kinase, which codes for MTRKRSIAVRLAAMFGLAAALVFTVTGLVLYHVQCLELEKRQLGEIRARFDLAGSKAAGMGTEQQWERFGAMLRTLTPADHSVRYVVESADPRFRYGEPFPRGAEATPRAPDVWEVEFDDNRFLVLKRRIPALEERPEVVLAVAVDQAAFFETSRTLGISLVVSSVLGVIAVSLLGWRIAKAGLAPIERLSHHASALDPKQLERLPDADLPGELCGLVQAFNGALDKLEHAYQQLSAFNADVAHELRTPLGNVIGQTQVALSRPRSVAELEEILQSNLEDLERLSHIVIDMLFLAQSDRGALARDLVEVSVAQEVRRSADFLDLLFEEAGSTLLVSGDARVRVNVSLLQRALTNLMSNALQHGRPGRPVAVAIERAEGTLTISIRNESDRLSTIQPGRLFDRFYRADAARSDSRLNHGLGLAIVKAIATMHGGSVFAQVRQETIWIGMTLPVSDLAPEVPAPARPLPRPAVA
- a CDS encoding EamA family transporter, which produces MSALVLLCLLITYVVWGTTYLAIRFTLESFPPLFMMGTRFLCAGLLLAAWLAWRGTPMPSARQLRHCAVPALFLLVGGMGLTAIAEQTISSGATTVMIGSMPIFALIWGACFGNRPKWFEYVAIAIGSAGILVLTAGAEFQVSTGGVVALLLAVASWSFGSQLARRLELPPGAAAFAAEMVIGGAVLMALSLLRQEPWPSAVSAQAGWAWVYLVVAGSLVAFSAYMHLVSTVSQTLAASYVYVNPPVALAMGAWLGGEQIAPQTLGAVVLILAALVVLSVGTLRSARTQAV
- a CDS encoding GntR family transcriptional regulator, coding for MISQEFAGAAESGQAASLPRSERAYQQLRAAIQAGQLSPGTRLREVELAESLGLSRTPVREALSRLESEGLVVNEPNRGMMVTQLDASMVSELYVMREVLEGTAAALAARHATDVEISLLRDIVERDLAIADDPDRLALNNRLFHETLHRCAHNRYLLKTLRSLHESMALLGRTTLAVPGRARSSYEEHISLVEALEQRDPTLAEQIARRHIQQAYKVRLSLWIQEQSGT
- a CDS encoding glucan biosynthesis protein, translating into MMNRRTLLVSATASAALAALGITPSVLAASRIKLGEAQPFGFDALIDRARALAGKPYAPPPAPPADVLSRIDYDAHGKIRFRAEDALFANGPGQFPVTFFHLGTYFRTPVRMHVIERASGGTGKAREIVYDDAYFDMPADSPAHKLPPGSGFAGFRFQESRLGNQKTRDWRKNDWVAFLGASYFRAIGELYQYGLSARGIAIDVAEAGKQEEFPAFTHFWFETPEGNSDTVTVYALLDGPSISGAYRFVMQRAKAVIMDVECVLFLRKDVARLGLAPLTSMYWFSESIKGTAVDWRPEVHDSDGLALWNGAGEHIWRPLNNPPQTTASAFSDDNPKGFGLLQRDRLFDHYQDGVNYDRRPSLWVEPRDGWGAGSVQLVELRTDDEIHDNIVAMWVPKAPAKAGNTYRLRYRLHWAADEPYPSPLARCVATRLGNGGQPGQPRPKGVRKFMVEFKGAPLEKLPFGVKPEAVLTASRGTFSYVFTEAVPNGVAGHWRAQFDLTTEGSQPVDLRLFLRLNGKPLSETWLYQYHPFQSPAG